A region of Clostridiisalibacter paucivorans DSM 22131 DNA encodes the following proteins:
- a CDS encoding zinc metallopeptidase codes for MYYPYYTFGPEMLILIPAIIFALYAQTKVSSTFNKYLKRASISGYTGFQVARKILDRNGLHDVRVEYIGGHLTDHYDPRSKVLRLSKPVYSNSSVASVGVAAHEVGHALQHAKGYFPLILRNNIAPIAGFGSRFVWILILGGLLIGAQSGQFMIKTGILLYLGVVAFQIVTLPVEINASRRALAQLESGILTADELKPTKKVLDAAALTYIAATLTAIAQLIRLLMLANRRD; via the coding sequence ATGTACTACCCATATTATACATTTGGACCTGAGATGCTTATACTTATTCCAGCTATAATTTTTGCCCTTTATGCACAGACCAAGGTATCTAGTACTTTTAATAAATATTTAAAAAGGGCGAGTATTTCAGGATATACTGGGTTTCAAGTGGCTAGAAAGATATTGGATAGGAACGGATTACATGATGTAAGAGTAGAATATATTGGAGGGCATTTGACAGATCATTACGATCCAAGAAGTAAGGTTTTGAGATTATCTAAACCTGTTTATAGTAATTCCTCTGTAGCTTCTGTTGGTGTTGCAGCTCATGAAGTAGGTCATGCACTACAACATGCAAAGGGATATTTTCCATTGATATTGAGGAATAACATTGCTCCTATAGCTGGATTTGGATCTAGATTTGTATGGATATTGATATTAGGAGGACTACTTATAGGGGCTCAATCAGGTCAATTTATGATTAAGACAGGTATATTGCTTTACTTAGGTGTTGTAGCTTTTCAGATAGTAACACTGCCCGTGGAAATTAATGCCAGTAGAAGGGCATTGGCACAATTGGAATCAGGCATCTTAACTGCAGATGAATTGAAACCTACTAAAAAAGTATTAGACGCCGCTGCATTGACTTATATAGCTGCTACACTTACTGCTATTGCACAATTGATAAGATTGCTTATGCTTGCTAATAGAAGAGATTAA
- the gmk gene encoding guanylate kinase: MEEGLLIVVSGPSGAGKGTVCKELLNKNEDINISVSMTTRQPRDGEINGVNYIFNNEDNFKEMIDNGDFLEYAKVYGNYYGTPKKYVLEKLQSGKDVLLEIDIQGALAIKNLYPDGVFIFILPPSMEELRNRITNRGTETQESLVERISSAYDELKYLFKYDYGVLNDEVDNAVRRIESIIIAEKCKVKRQKNILEKI, encoded by the coding sequence ATGGAAGAAGGTTTACTGATAGTAGTTTCTGGGCCTTCTGGTGCAGGGAAGGGTACTGTGTGTAAAGAATTATTAAACAAAAATGAAGATATTAATATATCTGTGTCTATGACCACAAGGCAACCTAGAGATGGTGAAATAAATGGAGTAAATTATATTTTTAATAATGAAGATAATTTTAAAGAGATGATTGATAATGGAGACTTTTTAGAATATGCTAAGGTATACGGGAATTATTATGGTACGCCTAAAAAATATGTTTTAGAAAAGCTACAAAGTGGGAAGGATGTATTACTGGAAATAGATATCCAGGGAGCTTTGGCGATAAAAAATTTATATCCAGATGGTGTGTTCATATTTATATTGCCTCCATCAATGGAAGAGTTAAGAAACAGAATTACCAATAGGGGGACAGAAACACAAGAATCATTGGTAGAAAGAATAAGCAGTGCCTATGATGAATTAAAATATTTGTTTAAATATGATTATGGAGTGTTAAATGATGAAGTTGATAATGCTGTAAGAAGAATAGAATCTATTATTATTGCAGAAAAATGTAAGGTTAAAAGACAAAAAAATATATTAGAAAAAATATAG
- the rsmB gene encoding 16S rRNA (cytosine(967)-C(5))-methyltransferase RsmB, whose protein sequence is MGNNSRDIALTILYGVNEKGAYSNVAMNKNINKSSDYREQGLIREIVYGVLENRIYIDWVIKRFSKIRFRKLSPRIREILRMGVYQIMFMDRIPDSAACNESVKLSKKYGHRGSIGFVNGLLRNVVRNKKNIQNELNKKQDKEFLSIKYSHPIWLIENWIEEFGTQFTEKLLMANNSRPLLNIRANSLKISREDLIQKLSNDGISVDKCRYAKDGIVVYNPKGITETDYYKTGLFTIQDESSMLVTEIMNPKKDSVTIDVCSAPGGKSTHMAEYMGDKGKIISRDIHDHKIELIKSNANRLGIHIIKPEVYNALKLDNSLIGIADYCLVDAPCSGLGLIRRKPEIKYNRTEKDIKELLKLQIDILNIAANYVKKGGILIYSTCTINKDENIELVQRFLKQNDFKLCPIDDLIDLDIKLNQEQINMGYLELYPNIHETDGFFIAKMVRI, encoded by the coding sequence ATGGGAAATAATAGTAGAGATATAGCCCTTACTATATTATATGGAGTAAACGAAAAAGGAGCCTATTCCAATGTAGCAATGAATAAAAATATAAATAAATCCAGTGATTATAGAGAGCAAGGATTAATACGAGAGATAGTGTATGGAGTTTTAGAAAATAGAATTTATATAGATTGGGTAATAAAGAGATTCTCTAAAATAAGGTTCAGGAAATTGTCACCTAGGATTAGAGAGATATTAAGAATGGGTGTTTATCAGATTATGTTTATGGATAGAATTCCTGATAGTGCTGCATGCAATGAATCAGTTAAGTTAAGCAAAAAGTATGGTCATAGAGGTTCAATAGGATTTGTCAATGGATTACTCAGAAATGTAGTAAGAAATAAAAAAAATATACAAAATGAATTGAATAAAAAACAAGATAAAGAGTTTTTGTCTATCAAATATTCTCATCCAATCTGGTTAATAGAGAATTGGATAGAGGAATTTGGAACCCAATTTACAGAGAAACTTTTAATGGCTAATAATAGTAGACCTTTATTAAATATAAGAGCTAATAGCCTAAAAATTTCCAGAGAAGATTTAATACAAAAATTAAGTAATGATGGAATAAGTGTTGATAAATGTAGATATGCTAAAGATGGTATTGTGGTATATAATCCTAAGGGTATAACTGAAACTGATTATTATAAAACAGGGCTATTTACTATTCAAGATGAAAGTTCCATGTTGGTAACTGAAATTATGAATCCTAAAAAGGATAGTGTTACAATAGATGTATGTAGTGCTCCTGGAGGCAAGTCAACTCACATGGCAGAATATATGGGAGATAAAGGAAAAATTATATCTAGAGATATACATGATCATAAAATAGAATTGATAAAGAGCAATGCTAATAGATTGGGAATACATATAATAAAACCAGAAGTATATAATGCCCTTAAATTGGATAATAGCTTAATAGGAATAGCTGATTATTGTTTGGTTGATGCTCCTTGTTCAGGATTGGGATTAATTAGGAGGAAGCCAGAGATAAAGTATAATAGGACTGAAAAAGATATAAAAGAATTATTAAAATTACAAATTGATATACTAAATATAGCAGCAAATTATGTAAAAAAAGGTGGTATATTAATATATAGTACATGTACCATAAACAAGGATGAAAATATTGAATTAGTACAAAGATTTTTAAAGCAAAATGATTTTAAATTATGTCCTATTGATGATTTAATAGATTTAGATATAAAATTAAATCAAGAACAGATAAATATGGGATATTTAGAACTATATCCCAATATTCATGAAACAGATGGTTTTTTTATTGCTAAAATGGTTAGAATATAA
- a CDS encoding Stp1/IreP family PP2C-type Ser/Thr phosphatase, with protein MNVAVKTDVGLIREINQDAYLWCSEPNIALFAVADGMGGHNAGEIASSLAINTINDIIYRDKNKLENGDSNIFRLIYNILNKANNVILSKSEKENDLSGMGTTITLAYIYDDNIYIGHIGDSRAYLFRNNKLIQITEDHSLVAQLVKNGTISEEEAANHPQKNIITRALGTDYIIKPDIFKRDIENGDIIMLCTDGLTNMLKDEDISEILTKEENLDVACDTLINKANNVGGTDNTTVMLIKVD; from the coding sequence ATGAATGTAGCTGTAAAGACTGATGTAGGTTTAATAAGAGAAATAAATCAAGATGCATACCTATGGTGTAGTGAACCAAATATAGCCTTGTTTGCTGTTGCAGATGGTATGGGTGGACATAATGCTGGAGAAATAGCAAGTTCATTAGCTATTAATACAATAAATGATATTATATATAGGGATAAAAATAAGCTTGAAAATGGAGACTCAAATATTTTTAGATTGATATATAATATATTGAATAAAGCTAATAATGTAATACTTAGTAAATCAGAGAAAGAAAATGATCTGAGTGGAATGGGAACTACCATAACACTGGCATATATTTATGATGACAATATTTATATAGGGCATATTGGAGATAGTAGAGCTTATTTATTCAGGAATAACAAATTAATACAGATAACTGAGGACCATTCATTAGTTGCGCAATTGGTTAAAAATGGTACCATAAGTGAAGAAGAGGCGGCTAATCACCCACAAAAGAATATAATTACAAGAGCTCTGGGAACAGATTATATAATAAAGCCCGATATATTTAAACGAGATATAGAAAATGGAGATATAATTATGCTTTGTACTGATGGTCTTACTAATATGTTAAAAGATGAGGATATATCAGAAATATTGACAAAAGAAGAAAATTTAGATGTGGCGTGTGATACTCTTATAAATAAAGCTAATAATGTTGGCGGCACAGATAATACAACGGTTATGCTAATAAAGGTCGATTAG
- the def gene encoding peptide deformylase, which translates to MAIRNVRIEGDPILRKKSRVVEKIDDRLKVLIDDMIDTMREEDGVGLAAPQVGILRRVVVIDVGQGLLRLINPEIIYQEGEAIDVEGCLSVPDRSGKVKRPRKVKVKYMDINGEEKVIEGEGLLARALCHETDHLNGILYIDKLFKE; encoded by the coding sequence ATGGCTATAAGAAATGTGAGAATAGAAGGAGACCCTATTTTGAGGAAAAAATCAAGGGTTGTAGAAAAAATAGATGATAGGTTAAAGGTATTGATAGATGATATGATAGATACAATGAGAGAAGAGGATGGTGTAGGATTAGCAGCACCTCAAGTAGGAATTTTAAGGAGAGTAGTAGTAATAGATGTGGGTCAAGGACTATTGAGGCTGATAAATCCTGAGATTATATATCAAGAGGGAGAAGCCATAGATGTAGAGGGTTGTTTAAGTGTTCCTGACAGATCTGGAAAGGTTAAAAGGCCTAGAAAAGTAAAGGTTAAATATATGGATATAAATGGAGAAGAGAAAGTTATAGAAGGCGAAGGATTATTAGCAAGGGCACTATGCCACGAGACAGATCATCTGAATGGAATATTATATATAGACAAACTTTTCAAAGAATAG
- a CDS encoding DUF116 domain-containing protein produces MKEDFKAFAKGALLVILILIAVLAFSIYFMINEVTLFTKGILIIIILSGFIFNIMIIWSLVAIYRLNNGKNIDNISSKTLDLFVSLIYPLLKLISKITGIDINILRRSLIQINNLIVNSKDIKVRKEDILILLPHCLQNAQCDIKVTNDINNCKMCGKCNIKDMLDLVDKYKVKVVVATGGTLARQWIKRYKPKAIIAVACERDLISGVTDVKSIPVKGIFNERPNGPCFNTKVDMKKIEEAIVKFMKEE; encoded by the coding sequence ATGAAAGAGGACTTTAAGGCGTTTGCAAAGGGAGCACTACTGGTTATTCTGATATTAATTGCTGTGTTAGCATTTAGTATATATTTCATGATAAACGAAGTAACATTGTTTACAAAAGGTATTTTGATTATTATAATTTTATCTGGATTTATATTTAATATTATGATTATCTGGAGCTTGGTTGCTATATATAGATTGAATAATGGGAAGAATATAGATAATATAAGTTCTAAAACATTAGATCTATTTGTATCTTTAATATATCCCTTACTTAAATTAATTTCTAAAATAACAGGGATAGATATCAATATTTTAAGGAGAAGTTTAATACAAATAAATAATTTAATAGTAAATAGTAAAGATATTAAGGTAAGGAAAGAAGACATATTGATATTATTACCCCATTGTTTACAAAACGCTCAATGTGATATAAAGGTAACAAATGATATAAATAATTGTAAAATGTGTGGGAAGTGTAATATTAAAGATATGTTGGATTTAGTAGATAAGTATAAAGTTAAAGTAGTAGTAGCTACAGGAGGAACCCTTGCAAGACAATGGATAAAAAGGTATAAACCTAAGGCTATAATAGCTGTAGCATGTGAAAGAGATTTAATAAGCGGAGTAACCGATGTTAAATCGATTCCTGTTAAGGGTATATTTAATGAAAGGCCCAATGGACCTTGTTTTAATACAAAAGTAGACATGAAAAAAATAGAGGAAGCTATTGTTAAATTTATGAAGGAGGAATGA
- the priA gene encoding primosomal protein N', with the protein MKSNIFAHIIIDNNSTKTDRVYTYKVPNDMINLIEVGKKVLVPFGFGNKLIEGIIIFVTDKIDVEIKKIKYIKKVLSEKPLLDKNMVSLGLWMKEKYLSTYIDVFRTIVPTGIFKKTKRYIEMTIDLDEVKMEKITSQNQRNIIDFLQLNGQVEINKLKTALNMPNIYSSIESLKRKGIINSIEKIDVGINKKYEKHVLLMVDDLNSVISSLSRNAYKQRDILEILKENNSMSLKMLMQMSDASFSSIKALQKKGIISITDKEIKRDPINSNIKPFEKHVLNKEQRQCYETIINEMDFKKGKKFLVHGVTGSGKTEIYLQVIEEVLKKKKQAIVLVPEISLTPQTVDRFVGRFGNKVAILHSRLSLGERYDQWRRINEGDADIVVGARSAIFAPFNDLGLIVIDEEHENSYKSGMNPKYDAIEVAEKRCDLEGAGLILASATPSLETYYRAKAGNIKLLTLNKRANNLNMPSVEIVNMKDELMLGNKSILSYSLYKGIQDNLKKGQQTILFLNRRGHSTFVSCRECGYVAKCKNCDISLTYHSYNDLLKCHYCGMTMKLPKICPSCGSKYIKSFGVGTQKIEEFIKKEFPKSRVARMDVDTTTSKGSHERILNKVKTGQIDILIGTQMIAKGLDFPNVTLVGIIAADLTLNLPDYKSSERTFQLITQVSGRAGRGDVKGRVILQTYQPEHFSIIYAQNNDYISFYNEEIKIRELFKYPPYGELVNILFYGPNIKRVQEVSKIICNELKNRFKEEGIIVEDIFGPRSAPLAKIKNNYRLQIIIKIDSIYIEGIKNILYDICIKQRFKGLKISLDINPNSIM; encoded by the coding sequence ATGAAAAGCAATATTTTTGCACATATTATAATAGATAATAATAGCACTAAAACAGATAGAGTATATACATATAAGGTACCCAATGATATGATAAATCTAATTGAAGTAGGGAAAAAGGTATTGGTGCCCTTTGGCTTTGGGAACAAATTGATTGAAGGCATTATAATATTTGTAACTGATAAAATAGATGTTGAAATAAAAAAAATAAAGTATATAAAAAAGGTATTGTCAGAAAAGCCATTGCTAGATAAGAATATGGTATCTTTAGGACTTTGGATGAAAGAAAAATATCTTTCTACCTATATTGATGTCTTTAGAACCATTGTACCTACAGGAATTTTTAAGAAAACTAAAAGATATATAGAAATGACTATAGATTTAGATGAAGTTAAAATGGAAAAAATCACTTCACAAAATCAAAGAAATATTATTGACTTTTTACAGTTAAATGGACAAGTGGAAATTAATAAACTTAAAACTGCTTTAAATATGCCAAATATATATAGTAGCATAGAATCATTAAAGAGGAAGGGAATAATTAATAGTATAGAGAAAATAGATGTAGGAATAAATAAAAAATATGAAAAACATGTACTATTGATGGTAGATGATTTAAATAGTGTCATTAGTAGTTTAAGCAGAAATGCCTATAAGCAGAGAGATATATTGGAGATATTGAAAGAAAACAATTCTATGAGTTTGAAAATGCTTATGCAAATGTCTGATGCTAGTTTTTCATCTATAAAGGCATTACAAAAAAAGGGCATCATAAGTATAACAGATAAAGAAATAAAAAGAGATCCTATTAACAGTAATATAAAGCCATTTGAAAAACATGTTTTAAATAAAGAGCAAAGGCAATGCTATGAAACAATCATAAATGAGATGGATTTCAAAAAAGGAAAAAAATTCCTGGTACACGGAGTAACTGGAAGTGGTAAGACTGAAATTTATTTGCAAGTAATAGAGGAAGTGTTAAAGAAGAAAAAGCAAGCAATAGTACTGGTACCAGAAATATCCTTAACACCTCAAACTGTAGACAGATTTGTAGGTAGATTTGGGAATAAGGTAGCTATCCTTCATAGTAGACTATCTTTAGGTGAAAGGTATGATCAGTGGAGAAGGATTAATGAGGGAGATGCAGATATAGTGGTGGGGGCAAGGTCAGCTATATTCGCTCCTTTTAATGATTTGGGCTTAATAGTTATTGATGAAGAGCATGAAAATAGTTATAAATCTGGAATGAACCCAAAGTATGATGCTATTGAAGTGGCAGAAAAAAGATGTGATTTAGAAGGTGCTGGATTGATATTAGCTTCGGCTACACCTTCATTAGAGACATATTATAGGGCAAAGGCAGGGAATATCAAATTATTGACACTGAATAAAAGGGCCAATAATTTAAATATGCCCAGTGTTGAAATAGTGAATATGAAGGATGAACTTATGTTAGGAAACAAATCTATTTTAAGCTATAGTCTATATAAAGGGATACAAGATAATTTAAAAAAGGGTCAGCAGACAATATTGTTTTTGAATAGGAGGGGACATTCTACATTTGTTTCTTGCAGAGAATGTGGGTATGTGGCTAAATGTAAAAATTGTGACATATCTTTAACATATCATAGCTATAATGATTTATTAAAATGTCATTATTGTGGCATGACAATGAAATTACCTAAAATATGTCCTAGTTGTGGAAGTAAATATATTAAATCCTTTGGAGTTGGCACTCAGAAAATAGAAGAATTTATAAAAAAAGAGTTTCCTAAAAGCAGAGTGGCCAGAATGGATGTGGACACTACAACATCGAAAGGTAGCCATGAAAGAATTTTGAATAAGGTTAAGACGGGTCAGATAGATATACTTATAGGAACTCAAATGATAGCTAAAGGTTTAGATTTTCCCAATGTGACTTTAGTAGGTATTATTGCTGCAGATTTAACATTGAATTTACCAGATTATAAGTCTTCCGAAAGAACATTTCAATTAATTACTCAGGTTAGTGGTAGGGCAGGTAGAGGTGATGTGAAAGGAAGAGTTATATTACAAACATATCAGCCAGAGCATTTTTCTATAATATATGCACAGAATAATGACTATATTAGCTTTTATAACGAAGAAATAAAAATAAGAGAATTATTCAAGTATCCACCCTATGGTGAATTAGTTAATATATTGTTTTATGGTCCAAATATTAAAAGGGTGCAGGAGGTTTCAAAGATTATATGTAATGAACTAAAAAATAGATTCAAAGAAGAAGGAATAATAGTTGAGGATATTTTTGGTCCTAGAAGTGCTCCTTTGGCTAAGATCAAAAACAATTATAGGTTGCAAATAATAATCAAAATAGATAGTATCTATATTGAAGGGATTAAAAATATATTATATGATATTTGTATAAAGCAAAGATTTAAAGGATTGAAAATTAGCTTAGATATAAATCCAAATTCTATAATGTAG
- the rlmN gene encoding 23S rRNA (adenine(2503)-C(2))-methyltransferase RlmN — protein MEKLDLKSYTLKGLKDIFIKLGLKGYRGEQVFRAIHQKMVQSIDDILGLPKALRDKLKEKYYISDIKIFKRFDSKLDNTKKYLFMLEDGNLIESVVMYYKHGITVCISTQVGCKMGCEFCASTKDGFIRNMSSGEILDQIYKIQKDLDIKINNIVIMGSGEPLDNYHNVIDFLYNIHDAKGQNIGYRHIALSTCGIVPAIYKLADENIPITLSISLHASSNKEREKIMPIAKKYNIDELINACRYYINTTNRRITFEYTMVNGVNDRRKDAKELIDLLGGMLCHINIIPLNPVEESKLDRSYDKNIKKFVSILQDGGINATIRREMGLDINGACGQLRRDYMNMNDSR, from the coding sequence TTGGAAAAATTAGATTTAAAATCCTACACTTTAAAGGGATTAAAAGATATATTTATAAAATTAGGATTAAAAGGATATCGTGGGGAGCAAGTATTTAGGGCTATACATCAAAAGATGGTTCAATCTATAGACGATATATTAGGATTACCTAAAGCTCTACGGGACAAGCTGAAAGAAAAATACTATATCTCTGATATAAAAATATTTAAGAGATTTGATTCTAAGTTGGATAATACTAAAAAATATTTGTTTATGTTGGAAGATGGCAATTTGATAGAAAGTGTTGTTATGTATTACAAGCATGGTATAACTGTGTGTATATCCACTCAAGTAGGTTGTAAGATGGGATGCGAATTTTGTGCGTCTACTAAAGATGGATTTATAAGAAATATGTCGTCGGGAGAGATATTAGATCAAATATATAAAATACAGAAAGATTTAGATATAAAAATAAACAATATTGTTATAATGGGAAGTGGAGAACCGTTAGATAATTATCATAATGTAATAGATTTTTTATATAATATCCATGATGCTAAAGGTCAAAATATAGGATATAGACATATAGCTCTTTCTACATGTGGTATAGTTCCTGCTATTTATAAGCTTGCAGATGAGAATATTCCTATAACTCTTTCTATATCATTGCATGCATCGTCTAACAAAGAAAGGGAAAAAATTATGCCTATTGCCAAAAAATATAATATTGATGAACTAATAAATGCATGTAGATACTATATAAATACTACAAATAGAAGAATAACTTTTGAATATACTATGGTAAATGGTGTAAATGACAGAAGAAAAGATGCAAAAGAACTGATAGATCTTTTAGGGGGGATGTTATGTCATATAAATATAATTCCCCTTAATCCTGTTGAAGAAAGTAAATTAGATAGGTCCTATGATAAAAATATTAAAAAATTTGTATCCATATTACAAGATGGAGGTATTAATGCTACTATTAGAAGGGAGATGGGGTTAGATATAAATGGAGCATGTGGTCAATTGAGAAGGGACTATATGAATATGAATGATTCTCGATAA
- the coaBC gene encoding bifunctional phosphopantothenoylcysteine decarboxylase/phosphopantothenate--cysteine ligase CoaBC, producing the protein MLTGKNIVVGVTGGIAVYKAVDVISKLKKMGANIDVIMTKSAKEFVTPLTFSSISQNRVIVDMFEQPVEWDIEHISLAKKADLFLIVPATANIIGKVANGIADDMLTTTIMATTSKVIFGPAMNTNMYNNTIFNENVNKLRENGYEFIDADSGRLACGDYGAGKLPQPEIIVDYVKDFFERAQDLKDKTFIITAGPTIEPLDPVRYLTNYSSGKMGYAIAKEASRRGAKVTLVTGPTNLDIPQGVEAIRVNTTREMLEAIKLRFKECDVLVKAAAPLDYRPDIVSDHKIKKDENTLKMSFVKNPDIAYEFGKIKGNKIIIGFAAETKDVIENATRKIKKKNFDFIVANNVAEQDAGFRGDTNVVTILDGKDNIEEHPKMSKDQLSGVIVDKITTLIQRRGIDK; encoded by the coding sequence TTGTTAACAGGTAAAAACATTGTAGTGGGAGTTACTGGAGGAATTGCCGTATATAAGGCAGTAGATGTAATAAGTAAATTAAAAAAAATGGGTGCAAATATAGATGTAATTATGACTAAGTCTGCTAAGGAATTTGTGACTCCATTAACTTTTAGCTCAATATCTCAAAATCGTGTTATAGTAGATATGTTTGAACAGCCTGTGGAATGGGATATAGAACATATTTCACTGGCAAAAAAGGCAGACCTGTTTTTAATAGTTCCTGCAACTGCTAATATCATTGGAAAAGTTGCCAATGGAATAGCAGATGACATGCTGACAACTACTATAATGGCTACAACTTCAAAGGTGATATTTGGCCCTGCGATGAATACTAATATGTATAATAATACTATTTTTAACGAAAATGTAAATAAATTAAGAGAAAACGGTTACGAATTTATAGATGCTGACTCAGGTAGATTAGCTTGTGGAGATTATGGAGCAGGTAAATTGCCTCAACCAGAGATTATAGTTGATTATGTAAAAGATTTTTTTGAAAGGGCACAAGACCTTAAAGACAAGACATTTATAATTACTGCTGGTCCTACAATTGAGCCCTTGGATCCAGTTAGATATTTAACTAATTATTCCAGTGGAAAGATGGGGTATGCGATAGCTAAAGAGGCTTCTCGTAGAGGAGCTAAAGTTACCCTTGTAACTGGACCAACTAATTTGGACATACCTCAAGGAGTTGAAGCTATAAGAGTTAATACTACTAGAGAAATGCTAGAGGCTATAAAATTAAGGTTTAAAGAATGTGATGTACTTGTAAAAGCAGCAGCACCATTAGATTACAGACCAGATATTGTTAGTGACCATAAAATTAAAAAAGATGAGAATACACTAAAAATGTCTTTTGTTAAAAATCCTGATATAGCATATGAATTTGGAAAAATTAAAGGGAATAAGATAATAATTGGATTTGCTGCTGAGACCAAAGACGTTATAGAAAACGCAACAAGGAAAATAAAGAAGAAAAATTTTGATTTCATTGTAGCCAACAATGTTGCAGAACAAGATGCTGGTTTTAGAGGAGATACTAATGTGGTAACTATTCTAGATGGCAAAGATAATATAGAAGAACACCCTAAAATGAGTAAAGACCAGTTATCTGGTGTCATTGTAGATAAAATTACGACATTAATACAACGGAGGGGTATTGATAAATAA
- the fmt gene encoding methionyl-tRNA formyltransferase yields MKVIFMGTPDFAVPTLKKIYEHGDKIDLVITQPDKPKGRGKKFLPTPVKKKALELGLEVYQPKSVNNEESISLIRSLDPDIIVVVAYGQILKEDILNIPRLGCVNVHASLLPKYRGAAPINWAIINGEHKTGVTTMFMAKGLDSGDMLLKKEVDILEDTNAEQLHDELMNEGAKLLIDTMEGLNKKTIIPEPQEHKSSTYAPMLNKELGHINWNKNCKDIRNLIRGTNPWPSAYFIYNDIKVKVFDGEIIEKNVNESPGKIVDVDDNGIYIKCLDYLLLIKEIQFPGKKRMAVKDYLRGNEIKKNILLK; encoded by the coding sequence ATGAAAGTAATATTTATGGGTACTCCAGATTTTGCAGTACCTACCCTTAAAAAAATTTATGAACATGGAGATAAAATAGATTTAGTTATAACACAACCTGATAAGCCCAAAGGAAGGGGAAAGAAATTTCTACCTACACCAGTGAAAAAAAAGGCATTGGAATTAGGGCTAGAAGTATATCAACCAAAGAGTGTAAATAACGAAGAATCTATTTCTTTAATCAGAAGCTTAGATCCTGATATTATAGTTGTAGTAGCATATGGACAAATACTAAAGGAAGATATTCTTAATATACCTAGATTGGGATGTGTGAATGTTCATGCATCACTTTTACCTAAATATAGGGGAGCAGCTCCTATAAACTGGGCTATAATTAATGGAGAGCATAAGACTGGAGTAACTACTATGTTTATGGCAAAAGGGTTAGATAGTGGAGATATGCTGTTAAAAAAAGAGGTAGATATATTAGAAGATACCAATGCTGAACAACTCCATGATGAACTTATGAATGAGGGGGCTAAGTTACTTATAGATACTATGGAAGGGTTGAATAAAAAAACAATTATACCAGAGCCTCAAGAGCATAAGTCATCTACTTATGCACCAATGTTAAATAAAGAATTGGGACATATTAATTGGAATAAAAATTGTAAAGATATTAGAAACTTAATAAGAGGTACAAATCCTTGGCCGTCAGCTTACTTCATATATAATGATATTAAAGTCAAAGTTTTTGATGGAGAAATAATAGAAAAAAATGTAAATGAATCACCAGGAAAGATAGTGGATGTAGATGATAATGGTATATATATAAAGTGTTTAGATTACTTATTATTAATAAAAGAAATCCAATTTCCAGGTAAGAAAAGAATGGCTGTTAAAGATTATTTGAGGGGAAATGAAATTAAAAAGAATATATTATTGAAATAA
- the rpoZ gene encoding DNA-directed RNA polymerase subunit omega has product MVSPSIDELLEKVDSRYTLIMMVSKRARQLVEHNTELVDETKPVILALKEVAEDKVNYTRPKITGIK; this is encoded by the coding sequence ATGGTAAGTCCTTCAATTGATGAATTATTGGAGAAAGTAGATAGTAGATATACGTTGATTATGATGGTATCAAAAAGGGCTAGGCAGTTAGTAGAGCATAATACCGAGTTAGTTGATGAAACAAAACCTGTAATATTGGCTTTAAAAGAGGTAGCTGAAGATAAGGTGAATTATACAAGACCCAAAATAACAGGTATAAAATAA